AGTTTACAAGCATGGGGATCAGTTTATCACCGTTTGTTAAGCCTAAATAAACACATTCAGTAGTGAAAATAAATCATAAACATTTCAACGCTTTTTATTATATTcgctaattaaaaaaaatacaaatgtaATCAACAAACTTACTACCGATAAAAACATTACGCTTCTTATAATCTAAAAAGATattctcaaatatttatttcaagGATGTGGTTGATAAAAGTTGTTCTGAAAGGCACTTGAATGTGCTATGGGGTATGCATGGATTGGAGTAAACGTGGGAAATAGTGGAGGATGGTTTGGGACTACATGGTGATGATCATGATGGTAATTATGCGGTACCGGAGGATAGTTTGGGCCTACATGATGATCATCATGATGGTAATTATGCGGTACCGGTTCATGATGATGTGGtggaggtggtggtggtggtggaagATGTTGATCAGAACCAACTGGGAAAGGAGCTGGCACCACTGCTCCATTATggatatgatgatgatgcgaTTGTTGGGGAGGAATATTTCCGTGATGGCTAGGAATCTGACCTTCACGATGAACTACCGCATTAAATCCTGTTTCATCGTCTGCGCGATACTCAACCGTTCGTTTTCGACCGTCCGCATCTATGATACTATAATGTCCTGCAACGTTATCGCCATGACGCACTTCATGTTGACTTTTGACATCACCAGTGAATCCATCGTGGACGGCATAGCCAAATTCGTATTTTGGAAAATGTACTGGGTATTGGGGTATATCTGCACTTTCCGGAATAGGTCTGGCCAAAATTGAAGTATCCAccactaaaaatattaaaacctaAAAGTAAAAACAAGACTTTTATTTGGTTTGCTTTTGAGCAGATATTTAAAAATACTATTGGAGTAAATTTAGTAAATGTGGACATAGAATATATCAAACGACCAATCACATTCTAATAACAGTCATTCACACAATCAGAATAAAAGAACAAAATAggataaatatttgaaaagctaTCCTCACTCCAAAAAAGCGCATTGTCGATCCTTCAAGGAATAAAATCTACAACACGTATCAAGCGAATAAACAAACTGATGCCAAACAAATAATTTGCATAGACTTTTATAGTTGGAAACGTTTATGAAA
The window above is part of the Hermetia illucens chromosome 3, iHerIll2.2.curated.20191125, whole genome shotgun sequence genome. Proteins encoded here:
- the LOC119652204 gene encoding pupal cuticle protein Edg-84A-like — translated: MRFFGVLIFLVVDTSILARPIPESADIPQYPVHFPKYEFGYAVHDGFTGDVKSQHEVRHGDNVAGHYSIIDADGRKRTVEYRADDETGFNAVVHREGQIPSHHGNIPPQQSHHHHIHNGAVVPAPFPVGSDQHLPPPPPPPPHHHEPVPHNYHHDDHHVGPNYPPVPHNYHHDHHHVVPNHPPLFPTFTPIHAYPIAHSSAFQNNFYQPHP